A genomic segment from Thermotoga neapolitana DSM 4359 encodes:
- the murC gene encoding UDP-N-acetylmuramate--L-alanine ligase, which yields MKIHFVGIGGIGMSALALHEFFSGNEVYGSNIEETERTTYLKKLKIPVFIPHSEENWFDPDVLVKTPAVHEDNPEIIRARKENVPVENRLSYFKVILKRENREEFAVTGTDGKTTTTAMIAHVLKELNRSPTAFLGGIMDSLEHGNYESGKGPVVYELDESEETFSEFSPNYLIITNARGDHLENYANSISRYRAAFERISRNSDLVITFAEDELTSHLGNVTFGVRKGMYTLEMRSASRSGQRAIIEKNRKRYAELKLRIPGFHNILNALAVTALFDSLGYDLEEVLKALERFPGVRRRFSISYHDPENNIYVVDDYAHTPEEIKNLLQTAKEVFENEKVVVIFQPHRYSRLEREDGNFARALQLADEVIVTEVYDAFEEKRPNVSGKIIWDSLMNLGKEAKFVDDLSRLNSVIVPRDNTVFLFVGAGDIIHYSKKFVETLQSSTNSPSRVSGSKR from the coding sequence GTGAAAATTCACTTTGTTGGTATCGGTGGAATCGGAATGAGCGCACTGGCACTGCATGAATTTTTCAGTGGCAATGAAGTTTATGGTTCCAACATAGAGGAAACAGAAAGAACCACGTATCTAAAAAAGTTGAAAATACCCGTTTTCATCCCTCACTCTGAGGAGAACTGGTTCGACCCGGATGTCCTGGTCAAAACACCGGCCGTTCACGAAGACAATCCTGAGATAATCCGCGCAAGGAAAGAGAACGTACCGGTTGAAAACAGGCTTTCTTACTTCAAAGTGATCCTCAAGCGGGAAAACAGGGAAGAATTTGCCGTCACAGGAACGGATGGGAAAACCACCACAACGGCCATGATCGCCCACGTTTTGAAAGAACTGAACAGATCTCCTACGGCGTTCCTCGGAGGGATCATGGATTCACTGGAACACGGTAACTATGAAAGTGGAAAAGGACCAGTTGTGTACGAACTCGACGAGAGCGAAGAGACCTTTTCGGAATTTTCCCCGAACTATCTGATCATCACAAACGCCAGAGGAGACCACCTGGAAAACTACGCAAACTCGATCTCAAGGTACAGAGCCGCATTTGAAAGAATCAGCAGAAACTCAGATCTTGTGATCACCTTCGCCGAAGACGAACTCACCTCGCATCTCGGCAACGTGACTTTCGGTGTGAGAAAGGGAATGTACACACTGGAGATGAGGAGTGCGTCCCGCTCCGGGCAGCGGGCAATCATCGAAAAAAACAGAAAAAGATACGCAGAACTGAAACTCAGGATTCCAGGTTTTCACAACATACTGAACGCTCTGGCGGTGACGGCCCTCTTTGATTCTCTGGGATACGACCTGGAAGAAGTTCTGAAAGCCCTGGAGAGGTTTCCAGGTGTTCGAAGGAGATTTTCGATATCCTACCACGATCCGGAGAACAACATATACGTGGTCGATGACTATGCGCACACCCCGGAGGAGATAAAAAATCTCCTTCAAACGGCAAAAGAAGTCTTCGAAAACGAAAAGGTCGTGGTGATCTTTCAGCCCCATCGTTATTCACGTCTGGAAAGGGAAGATGGAAACTTCGCAAGAGCACTTCAGCTGGCAGACGAGGTGATAGTGACAGAAGTCTACGATGCGTTCGAAGAGAAAAGACCCAACGTCTCCGGGAAGATCATCTGGGACTCTCTAATGAATCTTGGTAAAGAAGCGAAATTTGTGGATGACCTTTCTCGGCTGAACAGCGTTATCGTTCCCAGAGACAACACCGTGTTTTTGTTCGTTGGAGCAGGAGATATCATTCACTACTCAAAGAAGTTTGTGGAGACGCTTCAGAGCTCCACTAACTCTCCTTCACGCGTTTCTGGATCGAAAAGGTAA
- a CDS encoding metallophosphoesterase — translation MWLILSDSHDNMKVLERVENLIVEKKVKRVFHCGDFVAPFVLGKLLKEGVEFHGVFGNNDGEVLLLHRRSDGRIVKPPSVVEADGLKVVMMHEPILIETIANSQEYDLVLYGHTHRIDVRKVGKTLVINPGELCGYLTGRSTVYLFDPETREGELVEL, via the coding sequence ATGTGGTTGATTTTGAGTGACTCTCACGATAACATGAAGGTTCTGGAAAGGGTTGAGAACCTGATCGTTGAGAAAAAGGTGAAGAGGGTATTTCACTGCGGAGATTTCGTGGCACCCTTCGTTCTGGGAAAACTTCTGAAAGAAGGAGTGGAATTTCACGGGGTGTTTGGAAACAACGATGGAGAAGTTCTGCTCCTTCACAGAAGAAGCGATGGAAGGATAGTGAAGCCACCCTCTGTTGTCGAAGCAGATGGTCTGAAGGTGGTGATGATGCACGAACCCATTCTGATAGAAACCATTGCAAATTCCCAGGAGTACGATCTGGTGCTCTACGGTCACACCCATCGAATCGATGTGAGGAAAGTGGGAAAAACCCTGGTTATCAATCCAGGAGAGCTGTGTGGATATCTCACCGGAAGATCGACCGTTTACCTTTTCGATCCAGAAACGCGTGAAGGAGAGTTAGTGGAGCTCTGA
- a CDS encoding AEC family transporter — translation MEFPIVILIGYLTKRFFEKETGKILSKLVVNFTLPAAVFYSLTTARFHFSKFAFTATGVLSNLVLISVALLVFSRIEDPRVRIPIVLSFVGFNTGLFMYPLAESLWGVDSVVNYALFDLGNSFFIFGVGKAVAERSGVKGVLKVFEFPPFLVLMLSLILNQFGFYPPGIVLKVAQTIKNANAFLVFFLVGYYLSFKSVFRKARLIAVAGVVKYLLGFIVSFFAVRMFTLSSFEKMNLFLSPLLPSAIMTLVYSIEKDYDSELASGLITFSTIVSSAIILLTDRFWG, via the coding sequence ATGGAATTTCCAATCGTGATACTGATTGGGTACCTGACGAAGAGATTCTTCGAGAAAGAAACGGGAAAGATCCTGTCAAAGCTGGTGGTGAACTTTACCCTGCCGGCAGCCGTCTTTTACAGCCTGACCACCGCGCGATTTCACTTTTCCAAGTTTGCCTTCACAGCGACTGGGGTGCTGAGCAATCTGGTTTTGATTTCGGTTGCATTGCTCGTCTTTTCAAGAATAGAGGATCCGAGAGTGAGGATTCCCATCGTTTTATCTTTTGTGGGGTTCAACACAGGTTTGTTCATGTACCCTCTGGCCGAAAGCCTTTGGGGAGTCGATTCCGTTGTGAATTACGCTCTCTTCGATCTGGGAAACTCTTTTTTCATATTCGGGGTGGGCAAAGCAGTGGCGGAGAGATCAGGTGTGAAGGGAGTTCTGAAAGTCTTTGAGTTTCCGCCCTTTCTTGTTCTTATGTTGAGTTTGATTCTCAACCAGTTTGGATTTTATCCTCCAGGGATAGTCCTCAAAGTTGCACAGACAATAAAGAACGCCAACGCTTTTCTGGTTTTCTTCCTTGTTGGATATTACCTGAGTTTCAAATCGGTCTTCAGGAAGGCCCGGTTGATAGCGGTGGCGGGTGTTGTGAAGTATCTTCTGGGATTCATCGTGTCTTTTTTTGCGGTAAGGATGTTTACACTCTCATCGTTTGAAAAGATGAACCTGTTTCTTTCTCCGCTTCTTCCATCTGCCATTATGACCCTTGTCTATTCTATAGAGAAGGACTACGATTCCGAACTGGCGAGTGGGTTGATCACCTTTTCCACAATCGTTTCATCGGCTATCATCTTGCTGACAGATCGTTTCTGGGGGTGA